A region from the Variovorax sp. RKNM96 genome encodes:
- a CDS encoding 4-oxalocrotonate tautomerase: MPHIVVHLSGEPDAALTRKTVDTVAELTQSVLGKQLPVIAITVQYIAADAWFIGGQTLASLGKSAFHLDISITDETNTKAEKARYLREVHAAMAKIRPDLHEVSYIHVIDARGAAYGYGGKTQEYRHQQAGV; encoded by the coding sequence ATGCCCCACATCGTTGTCCATCTCTCCGGCGAACCCGACGCGGCCCTCACCCGCAAGACCGTCGACACCGTCGCCGAACTCACGCAGAGCGTGCTCGGCAAGCAGTTGCCGGTGATCGCCATCACGGTGCAGTACATCGCCGCCGACGCCTGGTTCATCGGAGGCCAGACGCTGGCGTCGCTGGGCAAGTCGGCCTTTCACCTGGACATCAGCATCACCGACGAAACCAACACCAAGGCCGAGAAGGCGCGCTACCTGCGCGAGGTGCACGCGGCCATGGCGAAGATCCGGCCCGACCTGCACGAGGTGTCGTACATCCATGTGATCGACGCGCGCGGCGCGGCCTACGGCTACGGTGGAAAGACCCAGGAGTACCGGCACCAGCAGGCCGGGGTTTGA
- a CDS encoding tetratricopeptide repeat protein, with product MPSGNPHAADSLGNPLTLDDPASLVLVDDFVMGFISTEARAVNLIALADTDASPIVQAYCATLHLFAESRDAMANARPYLARARAGAARATPREQRYIAAIEAWADGDIARAIALHAEQAREFPRDLVSVKLGQYHCFNTGDCPGMLRLALAVLPAAAEVPYVHGMAAFGYEQCHLMREAEASARRAIAMCRKEPWAHHALAHVMLTEGRLAEGLAFMESVSDTWTGLNSFMVTHNWWHVALFLIDLGRDAEALAVYDKHAWGVVKDYSQDQIGAVSLLARLELAGIDVGARWDDVAGYLLQRQADHVLPFLDLQYLYGLARAGRPEADALLRNIEAFAPGAPPSTRAAWQRVCVPAAHGLVAHARGDFAGAIDGLGVALPRMIEIGGSHAQRDLFEQVYLDALVRTGSESTLAAAQGILQQQLNGQPESLRLRRQTGAVYARLGLGQLAASLPLRG from the coding sequence ATGCCCTCCGGAAATCCGCACGCCGCCGACAGCCTCGGCAACCCGCTCACCCTCGACGACCCCGCCAGCCTCGTGCTGGTCGACGACTTCGTCATGGGCTTCATCTCGACCGAGGCGCGCGCCGTCAACCTCATCGCGCTGGCCGACACCGATGCAAGCCCCATCGTGCAGGCGTACTGCGCAACGCTGCACCTGTTTGCCGAATCGCGCGATGCCATGGCCAATGCACGGCCGTATCTCGCAAGAGCCCGTGCCGGCGCCGCGCGCGCCACGCCGCGCGAGCAGCGCTACATCGCGGCCATCGAGGCATGGGCCGACGGTGACATCGCCCGCGCCATTGCGCTGCATGCGGAGCAGGCGCGCGAATTTCCGCGCGACCTCGTCTCGGTCAAGCTCGGCCAGTACCACTGCTTCAACACCGGCGACTGCCCGGGCATGCTGCGGCTCGCGCTTGCGGTGCTGCCCGCCGCGGCCGAGGTGCCCTATGTGCACGGCATGGCGGCCTTCGGCTACGAGCAGTGCCACCTGATGCGCGAGGCCGAGGCCAGCGCGCGCCGTGCCATTGCCATGTGCCGCAAGGAGCCCTGGGCGCACCACGCGCTCGCGCATGTGATGCTCACCGAAGGCCGGCTCGCCGAAGGGCTGGCGTTCATGGAGAGCGTGAGCGACACCTGGACCGGCCTGAACTCCTTCATGGTCACGCACAACTGGTGGCACGTGGCGCTGTTCCTGATCGACCTGGGCCGCGATGCCGAGGCGCTCGCGGTGTACGACAAACACGCCTGGGGTGTGGTCAAGGACTACTCGCAGGACCAGATCGGCGCCGTGTCGCTGCTCGCGCGCCTGGAGCTCGCGGGCATCGACGTGGGTGCGCGCTGGGACGACGTGGCCGGCTACCTGCTGCAGCGGCAGGCCGACCATGTGCTGCCCTTTCTCGACCTGCAATACCTCTACGGTCTCGCGCGTGCCGGTCGGCCCGAGGCCGATGCGCTGCTGCGCAACATCGAGGCCTTCGCGCCCGGCGCACCGCCTTCCACGCGTGCCGCATGGCAGCGCGTCTGCGTGCCGGCCGCGCACGGGCTCGTGGCCCATGCGCGTGGCGACTTCGCGGGCGCCATCGACGGCCTGGGCGTCGCGCTGCCGCGCATGATCGAGATCGGCGGCAGCCATGCACAACGCGACCTGTTCGAGCAGGTGTACCTCGATGCGCTGGTGCGCACCGGAAGCGAATCCACGCTCGCCGCGGCGCAAGGCATCCTGCAGCAGCAGCTCAACGGCCAGCCCGAGTCGCTGAGGCTGCGGCGGCAGACGGGAGCCGTTTATGCACGGCTCGGCCTCGGGCAACTCGCCGCGAGCCTGCCCTTGCGCGGCTGA
- a CDS encoding amidohydrolase family protein, translated as MQKSLVMLAVLAALAPLPPALHAATDSPVELDLLLRGGTVYTGDADTPVVGDVGIVGDRIVFAGKAAPAQFRARRVIDAKGMVVAPGFIDAHTHADTDLHSTDAHKRLNIPFLTQGVTTAVIGNDGFGGFDIAAQAQRLRATPVGTNVAMYVGFGAVRIDQLGEANRAPTPAQLEAMKQHVGRAMCEGALGLSTGLFYPPQNFSKTEEVIELAKIAARHGGLYDSHIRDESMYNIGLKGAIDEVIHIGHEAHLPVHVAHIKALGVDVQGQSGDIIRRIEKERAAGLDITADHYPWTASSTRFSAALVPPWAVDGGRAAMLQRFDDAAVQERLRTGMRENLRLRGGPDTILFSAGSTKYVGKTLADVAKGANADPVDAAIAVLRDGDLMIASFNQSDDDVRAFMKRPWVMTSSDSSQGHPRAYGTFARKYDQYVVKERTISMGQFIRSSSSLTADTLGLQQRGHLRPGYYADVVVFDPARYAAKATYTQPTLLSEGVVTVLVNGRLAVDGGKPTGVGAGVPLLRVPKAGSCG; from the coding sequence ATGCAGAAGTCCCTCGTCATGCTGGCCGTGCTCGCGGCCCTCGCTCCGCTCCCACCCGCACTTCACGCCGCCACCGACAGCCCTGTCGAACTCGACCTCCTGCTGCGCGGCGGCACCGTCTACACAGGCGATGCCGACACGCCGGTCGTGGGTGACGTCGGCATCGTGGGCGACCGCATCGTCTTCGCGGGCAAGGCCGCACCCGCGCAGTTCAGGGCGCGGCGCGTCATCGATGCGAAAGGCATGGTCGTCGCACCGGGCTTCATCGATGCGCACACGCACGCCGACACCGACCTGCATTCCACCGATGCGCACAAGCGCCTGAACATTCCGTTCCTTACGCAGGGCGTGACCACTGCGGTGATCGGCAACGACGGCTTCGGTGGCTTCGACATCGCGGCGCAGGCGCAGCGCCTGCGCGCCACGCCGGTGGGCACCAACGTCGCGATGTACGTGGGCTTCGGGGCGGTGCGCATCGACCAGCTCGGCGAGGCCAACCGCGCCCCGACGCCCGCGCAGCTCGAGGCCATGAAGCAGCATGTGGGCCGCGCGATGTGCGAAGGCGCGCTGGGCCTGTCGACCGGCCTTTTCTATCCGCCGCAGAACTTCTCGAAGACCGAAGAGGTCATCGAACTCGCGAAGATCGCCGCCCGGCACGGGGGCCTCTACGACAGCCACATCCGCGACGAGTCGATGTACAACATCGGCCTGAAGGGTGCGATCGACGAGGTGATCCACATCGGCCACGAGGCGCACCTGCCGGTGCATGTGGCGCACATCAAGGCGCTGGGCGTGGACGTGCAGGGCCAGAGCGGCGACATCATCCGCCGCATCGAGAAGGAACGCGCCGCGGGCCTGGACATCACGGCCGACCACTATCCCTGGACGGCTTCGAGCACGCGCTTCTCCGCCGCGCTGGTGCCGCCGTGGGCAGTCGACGGCGGCCGCGCGGCGATGCTGCAGCGCTTCGACGATGCGGCCGTGCAGGAGCGCCTTCGCACCGGCATGCGCGAGAACCTGCGCCTGCGCGGCGGACCGGACACCATCCTGTTTTCCGCCGGCAGCACCAAGTACGTCGGCAAGACGCTGGCCGATGTGGCCAAGGGCGCGAACGCCGATCCGGTGGACGCTGCCATCGCGGTGCTGCGCGACGGCGACCTGATGATCGCCTCATTCAACCAGAGCGACGACGACGTGCGGGCGTTCATGAAGCGGCCGTGGGTCATGACCTCTTCCGATTCGTCGCAGGGCCACCCGCGCGCCTACGGGACCTTCGCGCGCAAGTACGACCAGTACGTGGTGAAGGAGCGCACCATTTCGATGGGGCAGTTCATCCGCAGCAGCTCGTCCCTCACGGCCGACACGCTGGGCCTGCAGCAGCGCGGACACCTGCGGCCCGGCTACTACGCCGACGTGGTGGTGTTCGACCCGGCGCGCTATGCGGCGAAGGCCACGTACACGCAGCCGACCCTGCTGTCGGAAGGCGTGGTCACGGTGCTGGTGAACGGCCGGCTCGCGGTCGATGGCGGCAAGCCCACGGGCGTGGGGGCCGGGGTGCCGCTGCTGCGCGTGCCGAAGGCGGGCAGCTGCGGCTGA
- a CDS encoding histidine phosphatase family protein, producing MPTPKPDTTTDIILIRHGETAWNRELRFQGHADVPLNDIGHEQARRIGLRLAGETAQQLISSDLMRAQQTAAPAALQLSLPVVTSAGLREQYFGIVEGMRSDEIQTLHPRAWEEWLEFREDHAMPEGETAREFHARIIAALGTVATAHKGQHLIVVTHGGVLDMVWRTAKGLSLSGPRQSDIPNAGFNRIRIADPAAPDVIEIVEWADTRHLADLPPQPTYDQTRHLKSKG from the coding sequence ATGCCAACGCCCAAACCTGACACCACCACCGACATCATCCTGATCCGTCACGGCGAAACCGCCTGGAACCGCGAACTGCGCTTCCAGGGGCATGCGGATGTGCCGCTCAACGACATCGGCCATGAACAGGCCAGACGCATCGGCCTGCGCCTGGCGGGCGAGACGGCGCAGCAGTTGATCAGCAGCGACCTCATGCGCGCCCAGCAGACGGCGGCCCCGGCGGCGCTGCAGCTGTCGCTGCCGGTGGTCACTTCGGCGGGATTGCGGGAGCAGTACTTCGGCATCGTCGAGGGCATGCGCTCCGACGAGATCCAGACCCTGCACCCGCGCGCGTGGGAAGAGTGGCTGGAGTTCCGCGAAGACCACGCGATGCCCGAGGGCGAGACGGCGCGTGAATTCCATGCACGCATCATTGCGGCGCTCGGCACCGTCGCCACCGCCCACAAGGGTCAGCACCTGATCGTCGTCACCCATGGCGGCGTGCTCGACATGGTGTGGCGCACAGCCAAGGGCCTGAGCTTGAGCGGGCCGCGCCAGAGCGACATTCCGAATGCGGGCTTCAACCGCATCCGCATCGCCGACCCGGCCGCGCCGGATGTGATCGAGATCGTCGAGTGGGCCGACACGCGCCACCTCGCCGACCTGCCGCCGCAGCCGACCTACGACCAGACGCGGCATCTCAAGAGCAAGGGCTGA
- a CDS encoding Yip1 family protein, whose product MNLVQRVQDILLKPKATWPVIDAEPADAASLYKNYVMILALIPAVASFIGLSVVGLGMFGVNFRVPIVAGLANMVVGYVLSLVMVFVLALIIDAMAPTFEGTKSQISALKLSAYASTAGFVGGIFSLLPSLSVLGAVAALYGIYLIYLGLPVLMKCPADKAIAYTAVVVICAIVGGFVIAWVLALLTPSPARVGMGFASEAVAAVQQLAAAKT is encoded by the coding sequence ATGAACCTGGTTCAACGCGTGCAGGACATCCTGCTCAAGCCCAAGGCCACCTGGCCCGTGATCGACGCGGAGCCGGCCGATGCCGCTTCGCTCTACAAGAACTACGTGATGATCCTCGCGCTCATTCCGGCGGTGGCGAGCTTCATCGGCCTCTCGGTGGTCGGCCTCGGGATGTTCGGCGTCAACTTTCGCGTGCCGATCGTCGCGGGGCTCGCCAACATGGTGGTGGGCTATGTGCTGTCGCTGGTGATGGTGTTCGTGCTGGCGCTCATCATCGATGCCATGGCGCCGACCTTCGAGGGCACCAAGAGCCAGATCAGCGCGCTCAAGCTGTCGGCCTATGCGAGCACGGCGGGCTTCGTCGGCGGCATCTTCAGCCTGCTGCCTTCGCTGTCGGTGCTGGGTGCGGTGGCGGCGCTCTACGGCATCTACCTGATCTACCTGGGCCTGCCGGTGCTGATGAAGTGCCCGGCTGACAAGGCGATTGCGTACACCGCGGTGGTGGTGATCTGCGCCATCGTCGGTGGCTTCGTGATCGCCTGGGTGCTGGCGCTGCTCACACCGTCGCCCGCGCGCGTCGGCATGGGCTTCGCCAGCGAAGCGGTGGCGGCTGTGCAACAGCTCGCAGCCGCAAAAACCTGA
- a CDS encoding alpha/beta fold hydrolase, translating into MPHLVLLPGLACDERLWEAQRPALSSAFDARVSDVQTRNNTIEAMAAAVLREHAGPLVLCGASMGGMVAMEAARQAPERIAGLALLGTSARPETPEMFTLREGAIELFERGEARDVIEANVYFAFHPTQADDPVLVRRYLDIVLGAGTAQLIGQNRAVMRRPDARTHLASLRAPVLLMCGDDDKLAPPEHTREMAALLPQAEVVWVPQCGHMLTMEKPEFVNAALNAWLAKAFPSA; encoded by the coding sequence ATGCCCCACCTTGTCCTGCTGCCCGGCCTCGCCTGCGACGAGCGCCTCTGGGAGGCCCAGCGGCCTGCCCTTTCTTCCGCCTTCGACGCCCGCGTGAGCGACGTCCAGACGCGCAACAACACCATCGAAGCCATGGCCGCGGCCGTGCTGCGCGAGCACGCGGGACCGCTGGTGCTCTGCGGCGCGTCCATGGGGGGCATGGTCGCGATGGAAGCGGCCCGCCAGGCGCCCGAACGCATCGCCGGGCTCGCCCTGCTCGGCACCAGCGCGCGGCCCGAGACGCCCGAGATGTTCACGTTGCGCGAAGGCGCCATCGAACTCTTCGAGCGCGGCGAGGCGCGCGACGTGATCGAGGCGAATGTCTATTTCGCCTTCCATCCCACGCAGGCCGACGACCCGGTGCTGGTGCGGCGCTATCTCGACATCGTGCTGGGCGCCGGCACGGCCCAGCTCATCGGCCAGAACCGCGCGGTGATGCGACGCCCCGATGCGCGCACCCACCTGGCCTCGCTGCGCGCACCGGTGTTGCTGATGTGCGGCGACGACGACAAGCTCGCACCGCCCGAGCACACACGCGAGATGGCGGCGCTGCTGCCGCAGGCCGAGGTGGTGTGGGTGCCGCAGTGCGGCCACATGCTGACGATGGAGAAGCCTGAATTCGTCAACGCGGCGTTGAACGCCTGGCTCGCGAAAGCGTTTCCGTCGGCCTGA
- the pcp gene encoding pyroglutamyl-peptidase I, which produces MTPSKSPRSSPPLHVLLTGFDPFDREAINPSWEAVRALDGAKIGGATVHARQMPCVFGDAIEALADAMDELKPQLVLCIGQAGGRSEITPERIAINIDDGRIADNAGHQPIDLPVVAGAPAAYFSTLPIKAIVRDLRAAGIPSSVSNSAGTFVCNHIFYGLMHRIATHPVPGLPGLRGGFIHIPYLPEQAARFPGAPSMSLATMTEALRIAVATALAVKQDVAETGGQLH; this is translated from the coding sequence ATGACCCCCTCGAAGTCACCCAGATCCTCCCCGCCGTTGCATGTGTTGCTCACCGGCTTCGACCCCTTCGACCGCGAAGCCATCAACCCCTCATGGGAGGCCGTGCGCGCCCTCGATGGCGCGAAGATCGGCGGTGCGACCGTGCATGCCCGCCAGATGCCCTGCGTCTTCGGCGACGCTATCGAGGCGCTGGCCGACGCCATGGACGAACTGAAGCCGCAACTGGTGCTCTGCATCGGCCAGGCCGGCGGACGCTCGGAGATCACGCCCGAGCGCATCGCGATCAACATCGACGACGGGCGCATCGCCGACAACGCGGGCCACCAGCCGATCGACCTGCCGGTGGTGGCTGGCGCGCCCGCCGCGTATTTCTCGACGCTGCCGATCAAGGCCATCGTGCGCGACCTGCGCGCTGCCGGCATTCCGTCTTCGGTGTCGAACAGCGCGGGCACCTTCGTCTGCAACCACATCTTCTATGGGCTGATGCACCGCATTGCGACGCATCCCGTGCCCGGCTTGCCGGGCTTGCGGGGTGGCTTCATCCACATTCCCTACCTGCCCGAGCAGGCGGCGCGCTTTCCGGGTGCGCCGAGCATGTCGCTCGCCACGATGACCGAGGCGCTGCGGATCGCGGTCGCCACCGCGCTCGCGGTGAAGCAGGACGTGGCCGAGACAGGCGGCCAGCTGCACTGA